The following proteins are encoded in a genomic region of Methylobacterium tardum:
- a CDS encoding glycosyltransferase family 2 protein has product MARKARPARARETIETPRLSHARAHDLAARFGVETGTGDAARAAPGPDCLLTILIPCLNEAETLAACIRHALAYLAESGVAGEVLVADNGSTDGSQAIAAALGARVIPVAVRGYGGALAGGIAAARGRYVIMGDADDSYDLRNLDAFVTELRAGADLVMGNRFRGGIGAGAMPFLHRYLGNPVLTAIGRLLFRSPVRDFHCGLRGFDRARILGLGLRTTGMEFASEMVVRASLAGLVIREVPTTLRKDGRSRPPHLRTWRDGWRHLRFLLLHSPRWMFLYPGLALFLGGAIPALALLGGPRHIGPHLSLDIHTFVVACVAMLVGIQIVTFGMIARRYAARQGLLPGGRHGRVLGALSLETLLIAALLLLAAGGAGIGWSVLAWSRTGFGELAGGALLRPLILSACSVAASVQLAFSAFLLGILELPGGDARARLASLHAAIGAVEA; this is encoded by the coding sequence GTGGCCCGGAAGGCCCGCCCCGCCCGGGCGCGCGAGACCATCGAGACGCCGCGCTTGTCCCACGCACGCGCCCACGACCTCGCCGCGCGCTTCGGCGTGGAGACCGGCACCGGCGATGCGGCGCGCGCGGCGCCGGGCCCGGACTGCCTGCTGACGATCCTGATCCCCTGCCTCAACGAGGCGGAGACGCTGGCGGCCTGCATCCGCCACGCCCTGGCCTATCTCGCGGAATCCGGGGTGGCCGGCGAGGTGCTGGTCGCCGACAACGGCAGCACCGACGGCTCGCAGGCCATCGCGGCGGCGCTCGGCGCCCGCGTCATCCCGGTCGCGGTGCGCGGCTACGGCGGCGCCCTGGCCGGCGGCATCGCGGCGGCGCGCGGGCGCTACGTCATCATGGGCGATGCCGACGACAGCTACGACCTGCGCAACCTCGACGCCTTCGTGACGGAGCTGCGGGCCGGGGCCGACCTGGTGATGGGCAACCGCTTCCGCGGCGGCATCGGGGCCGGCGCGATGCCGTTCCTGCACCGCTACCTCGGCAACCCGGTCCTGACCGCGATCGGCCGCCTGCTGTTCCGCAGCCCGGTGCGCGACTTCCACTGCGGCCTGCGCGGGTTCGACCGCGCGCGGATCCTCGGGCTCGGCCTGCGGACCACCGGCATGGAATTCGCCAGCGAGATGGTCGTCCGGGCGAGCCTCGCGGGCCTTGTGATCCGGGAGGTGCCCACCACCCTGCGCAAGGACGGGCGCAGCCGGCCGCCGCACCTGCGCACGTGGCGCGACGGCTGGCGGCATCTGCGCTTCCTGCTCCTGCACAGCCCGCGCTGGATGTTCCTCTATCCCGGCCTGGCGCTGTTCCTCGGCGGCGCGATCCCGGCGCTGGCGCTGCTCGGCGGCCCGCGCCACATCGGCCCGCACCTGTCGCTCGACATCCACACCTTCGTCGTCGCCTGCGTGGCGATGCTCGTCGGCATCCAGATCGTCACCTTCGGCATGATCGCCCGGCGCTACGCCGCGCGGCAGGGGCTGCTGCCCGGCGGCCGCCACGGCCGCGTGCTCGGCGCGCTCAGCCTCGAGACCCTGCTCATCGCCGCCCTCCTGCTCCTGGCGGCCGGCGGCGCCGGGATCGGGTGGTCGGTCCTCGCCTGGAGCCGCACCGGCTTCGGCGAGCTCGCCGGCGGCGCGCTGCTGCGGCCGCTGATCCTCTCGGCCTGCTCGGTGGCGGCTTCGGTGCAGCTGGCCTTCTCGGCCTTCCTGCTGGGCATCCTCGAGCTGCCGGGCGGCGACGCCCGCGCCCGCCTGGCGAGCCTCCACGCGGCGATCGGCGCGGTCGAGGCCT
- a CDS encoding fumarylacetoacetate hydrolase family protein produces the protein MSTRRDFLHLSAAATAAGALAGPALAQAPAQNPASGPGRPIPPAGGDALRLVTFRPDAGSAPRLGAVRADGRVVDLSRGAAQGFDPARMVSLIEAGPAALAAVRQAAASGDGPSVETVRLLAPIPAPTRNIYAVGWNYLEHFAEGQAVRGTNAEYPAHPVFFTKGVNTVNGPYDPIPYDPEVSTAIDWEVELAVIIGTAGRNIKEADAMGHVFGYSVINDTTARDMQIKLHGGQWFKGKSLDGYGPIGPWIVPASDLDPGDLHLITRVNGVVKQDASTKQMYFKVARIIAELSRGLTLVPGDIIATGTPPGIGNARKPPEFLKPGDVMETEIVGLGTLRNVIQAVPA, from the coding sequence ATGAGCACCCGGCGTGATTTCCTGCACCTGTCCGCGGCCGCGACGGCCGCCGGTGCCCTGGCCGGGCCGGCCCTCGCGCAGGCCCCGGCGCAGAATCCCGCCTCCGGCCCGGGGCGTCCGATCCCACCTGCCGGCGGCGATGCGCTCCGCCTCGTCACCTTCAGGCCCGACGCGGGCAGCGCGCCGCGCCTCGGCGCCGTGCGTGCGGACGGGCGCGTCGTCGACCTGTCGCGCGGCGCGGCGCAGGGCTTCGACCCGGCCCGGATGGTCTCGCTCATCGAGGCGGGGCCCGCCGCCCTCGCGGCCGTCCGCCAGGCCGCGGCCTCGGGGGACGGCCCCTCGGTCGAGACCGTCCGGCTGCTGGCGCCGATTCCCGCGCCGACGCGCAACATCTACGCGGTCGGCTGGAACTACCTGGAGCATTTCGCGGAAGGGCAGGCGGTCCGCGGCACGAACGCCGAGTACCCGGCGCATCCGGTGTTCTTCACCAAGGGCGTGAACACCGTGAACGGGCCTTACGACCCGATCCCGTACGACCCGGAGGTCTCGACCGCGATCGACTGGGAGGTGGAGCTCGCGGTGATCATCGGCACGGCCGGCCGCAACATCAAGGAAGCCGACGCGATGGGCCACGTTTTCGGCTACAGCGTCATCAACGACACCACCGCCCGCGACATGCAGATCAAGCTCCACGGCGGCCAGTGGTTCAAGGGCAAGAGCCTGGACGGCTACGGCCCGATCGGCCCCTGGATCGTGCCGGCCTCCGATCTCGATCCGGGCGACCTGCACCTGATCACGCGGGTCAACGGCGTGGTGAAGCAGGATGCCTCGACCAAGCAGATGTACTTCAAGGTCGCCCGCATCATCGCCGAGCTGTCGCGCGGGCTCACCCTCGTGCCCGGCGACATCATCGCCACCGGCACGCCGCCCGGCATCGGCAACGCGCGCAAGCCGCCCGAATTCCTCAAGCCCGGCGACGTCATGGAGACCGAGATCGTCGGCCTCGGCACCCTGCGCAACGTGATCCAGGCGGTGCCCGCCTGA
- the urtE gene encoding urea ABC transporter ATP-binding subunit UrtE, with product MLSVDGIDLYYGAAQALRGVSLTAEAGQVTTVLGRNGVGKTSLLRAIVGQQPVRSGAIRLDGRPIQDLAPYDRARAGIAFVPQGREIFPLLTVKENLETGFAPLKRRDRHIPGEIYDLFPVLKDMLHRRGGDLSGGQQQQLAIGRALVTRPKLLVLDEPTEGIQPSIIKDIGRAITYLRGKGEMGIVLVEQYFEWARDLCDSYAVMDRGQVVLAGPRAGMVEADVLRWMSV from the coding sequence ATGCTCTCCGTCGACGGCATCGACCTCTATTACGGCGCCGCGCAGGCGCTCCGCGGCGTCTCCCTCACGGCCGAGGCCGGGCAGGTCACGACGGTGCTGGGCCGTAACGGCGTCGGCAAGACCTCGCTGCTGCGGGCGATCGTCGGCCAGCAGCCGGTGCGCTCCGGCGCGATCCGCCTCGACGGCCGCCCGATCCAGGATCTCGCCCCCTACGACCGGGCCCGGGCCGGGATCGCCTTCGTGCCTCAGGGCCGCGAGATCTTCCCGCTGCTCACCGTCAAGGAGAACCTGGAGACCGGCTTCGCGCCGCTCAAGCGCCGCGACCGCCACATCCCGGGGGAGATCTACGACCTGTTCCCGGTGCTCAAGGACATGCTGCACCGGCGCGGCGGCGACCTCTCGGGCGGCCAGCAGCAGCAGCTCGCCATCGGCCGGGCGCTGGTGACCCGGCCGAAGCTCCTCGTCCTCGACGAGCCGACCGAGGGCATCCAGCCCTCGATCATCAAGGATATCGGCCGGGCGATCACCTACCTGCGCGGCAAGGGCGAGATGGGAATCGTGCTGGTCGAGCAGTATTTCGAGTGGGCCCGCGACCTCTGCGATTCCTACGCGGTGATGGATCGCGGGCAGGTGGTGCTGGCCGGGCCCCGGGCCGGGATGGTCGAGGCCGACGTGCTGCGGTGGATGTCCGTCTAG
- the urtD gene encoding urea ABC transporter ATP-binding protein UrtD has product MSADLLERPDARGPANRKRETDALLYLDDLRVTFDGYKALRGLSLTLARGELRAIIGPNGAGKTTMMDCITGKTRPDGGIALFDGTHDLLRSDEPAIADLGIGRKFQKPTVFESHTVADNILLALKGPRAAFASLFGWRNRVEATRIDSLLETVGLLAHRGRPAADLSHGQKQWLEIGMLLAQDPKLLLVDEPVAGMTDAETAETARLLRRIAGEHAVLVVEHDMHFVRDLGCRVTCLHEGAVLAEGSIDAVSADPRVVEVYLGR; this is encoded by the coding sequence GTGAGCGCCGACCTCCTCGAACGACCGGATGCCCGCGGCCCCGCCAACCGGAAGCGCGAGACCGACGCGCTCCTCTACCTCGACGACCTGCGGGTGACCTTCGACGGCTACAAGGCCCTGCGCGGCCTGTCGCTGACGCTGGCCCGCGGCGAGCTGCGGGCGATCATCGGCCCGAACGGCGCCGGCAAGACCACCATGATGGATTGCATCACCGGCAAGACCCGGCCGGACGGCGGCATCGCCCTGTTCGACGGCACCCACGACCTGCTCAGGAGCGACGAGCCGGCGATCGCCGACCTCGGTATCGGCCGCAAGTTCCAGAAGCCGACCGTGTTCGAGAGCCACACGGTGGCCGACAACATCCTGCTCGCCCTCAAAGGTCCGCGCGCGGCCTTCGCGTCCCTGTTCGGGTGGCGCAACCGGGTGGAGGCCACGCGGATCGATTCCCTGCTGGAGACCGTCGGCTTGCTCGCCCACCGGGGCCGCCCGGCCGCCGATCTCAGCCACGGCCAGAAGCAGTGGCTGGAGATCGGCATGCTGCTCGCGCAGGATCCCAAGCTGCTGCTGGTCGACGAGCCGGTGGCCGGCATGACCGACGCCGAGACCGCTGAGACCGCCCGCCTGCTCCGCCGCATCGCGGGCGAGCACGCCGTCCTGGTGGTCGAGCACGACATGCACTTCGTCCGCGACCTCGGCTGCCGGGTCACCTGCCTGCACGAGGGCGCGGTGCTGGCCGAGGGCTCGATCGACGCGGTCTCGGCCGACCCGCGGGTGGTCGAAGTCTATCTGGGACGATGA
- the urtC gene encoding urea ABC transporter permease subunit UrtC has product MSPRTPLIDRKGWIFLAVLAAFCLAVPALNLAVPEGSGLHLPTYLVSLFGKYLAYALLAVSLDLVWGYCGILSLGHGAFFALGGYAMGMYLMRQIGARGVYGNPVLPDFMVFLNYKALPWYWYGFDHFAFAALMVLLVPGLLAFVFGWLAFRSRVTGVYLSIITQALTYALMLAFFRNDMGLGGNNGLTDFKDFLGLSVQAQNFRVGIFVATGLALALGYLIARIMTVSAYGKILIAVRDAESRTRFLGYRPEHFKTLAFTVSAMMAGVAGALYVPQVGIINPGEFAPTNSIETVIWVAVGGRGTLVGAALGAVLVNYAKTVLTGAMPDAWLFALGGLFVVVTLFLPRGLVGTAIERFGSRRAAAKLPPEPAIAPKLAEEGQGS; this is encoded by the coding sequence ATGAGCCCCCGCACCCCCCTCATCGACCGGAAGGGCTGGATCTTCCTCGCCGTCCTGGCCGCCTTCTGCCTCGCCGTGCCGGCCCTGAACCTCGCGGTGCCGGAGGGCTCCGGCCTGCACCTGCCGACCTACCTGGTCTCGCTGTTCGGCAAGTACCTCGCCTACGCGCTGCTCGCGGTCAGCCTCGACCTCGTCTGGGGCTATTGCGGCATCCTCTCGCTCGGCCACGGGGCGTTCTTCGCGCTCGGCGGCTACGCGATGGGCATGTACCTGATGCGCCAGATCGGCGCCCGGGGCGTCTACGGCAACCCGGTCCTGCCCGACTTCATGGTGTTCCTGAACTACAAGGCGTTGCCCTGGTACTGGTACGGCTTCGACCACTTCGCCTTCGCCGCCCTGATGGTGCTGCTGGTGCCGGGGCTGCTGGCCTTCGTGTTCGGCTGGCTCGCCTTCCGGTCGCGGGTCACGGGCGTCTACCTGTCGATCATCACCCAGGCGCTGACCTACGCGCTGATGCTCGCCTTCTTCCGCAACGACATGGGGCTCGGCGGCAACAACGGGCTGACCGACTTCAAGGATTTTCTGGGCCTCTCGGTTCAGGCCCAGAATTTCCGTGTCGGCATCTTCGTGGCGACGGGCCTCGCGCTGGCTTTGGGCTACCTGATCGCCCGGATCATGACCGTGTCGGCCTACGGAAAGATCCTGATCGCCGTGCGCGATGCCGAGAGCCGCACCCGCTTCCTCGGCTACCGCCCGGAGCACTTCAAGACGCTGGCCTTCACGGTCTCGGCCATGATGGCCGGCGTCGCTGGCGCCCTCTACGTGCCGCAGGTCGGCATCATCAACCCGGGGGAGTTCGCCCCCACCAACTCCATCGAGACGGTGATCTGGGTGGCGGTAGGCGGGCGCGGCACGCTGGTCGGCGCGGCGCTCGGTGCCGTGCTGGTCAATTACGCCAAGACCGTGCTCACCGGCGCGATGCCCGACGCGTGGCTGTTCGCGCTCGGCGGCCTGTTCGTCGTCGTGACGCTGTTCCTGCCGCGCGGCCTCGTCGGCACCGCGATCGAGCGGTTCGGCTCCCGGCGCGCGGCGGCCAAGCTGCCGCCGGAGCCCGCCATCGCCCCGAAACTCGCGGAAGAAGGGCAGGGCTCGTGA
- the urtB gene encoding urea ABC transporter permease subunit UrtB yields the protein MLRLLTLLYLLLCAPALAQAPDPYAQLAGDGYAEIEAGVSGLAASGDPRADAILSALSDGRLLVSPGKTLLIRQGGAVVDAKSGAPAADSPDLKPVRANNRVRRAIEAARGQLDLASPDPAKRRAAADAVFKARDAAALPALDAALARETHPGVRQALTEARAAVLLGRPGTAEPDRIAAIPAIQARGDGDAMGILRGLAADPSEAVRGAAARGIAAIETRLAILGALQNVWYGISLGSVLLLAAIGLAITFGVMGVINMAHGEMVMLGAYTTYLVQELIRTKAPSLFGWSLAISIPCAFLVAGLVGVLIERFIIRFLYGRPLETLLATFGVSLALQQGVRSIFGPTNREVGAPAFMSGAFDLYGLSITWGRMWIIVFALAVFLGLLFVLRKTSFGLKTRAVTQNRRMAAAMGIRTPYVDALTFGLGSGIAGMAGVALSQIDNVSPNLGQGYIIDSFLVVVFGGVGNLWGTLVAALTLGVVNKLAEPYIGAVLAKIGLLIFIILFIQKRPRGLFALKGRAVES from the coding sequence ATGCTCCGTCTCCTCACCCTCCTTTACCTGCTGCTCTGCGCCCCGGCCCTCGCCCAGGCGCCGGATCCCTACGCGCAGCTCGCCGGTGACGGCTATGCCGAGATCGAGGCCGGCGTCTCCGGCCTCGCCGCCTCTGGCGACCCGCGCGCCGACGCGATCCTTTCGGCCCTGTCGGACGGCCGCCTGCTGGTGAGCCCGGGCAAGACCCTGCTGATCCGGCAGGGCGGCGCCGTCGTGGATGCGAAGTCCGGCGCCCCGGCCGCCGACAGCCCCGACCTCAAGCCGGTGCGCGCCAACAACCGCGTCCGCCGGGCGATCGAGGCCGCCCGCGGGCAGCTCGACCTCGCGAGCCCCGACCCGGCCAAGCGCCGCGCCGCCGCCGACGCGGTGTTCAAGGCCCGGGATGCGGCGGCGCTGCCGGCCCTCGACGCGGCTTTGGCCCGCGAGACCCATCCGGGCGTCCGGCAGGCGCTGACCGAGGCGCGGGCCGCCGTGCTGCTCGGCAGGCCCGGCACCGCGGAACCCGACCGGATTGCCGCAATTCCCGCCATCCAGGCCCGGGGCGATGGCGACGCGATGGGCATCCTGCGCGGTCTTGCGGCGGATCCGAGCGAGGCGGTGCGGGGAGCCGCTGCCCGCGGCATCGCGGCGATCGAGACGCGGCTCGCGATCCTCGGGGCCCTCCAGAACGTCTGGTACGGCATCTCGCTGGGCTCGGTCCTGCTGCTCGCGGCCATCGGGCTCGCCATCACCTTCGGGGTGATGGGCGTGATCAACATGGCGCACGGCGAGATGGTGATGCTCGGCGCCTACACGACCTATCTCGTCCAGGAGCTGATCCGCACCAAGGCGCCGTCCCTGTTCGGCTGGTCGCTCGCGATCAGCATCCCCTGCGCGTTCCTGGTCGCCGGCCTCGTCGGCGTGCTGATCGAGCGGTTCATCATCCGCTTCCTGTACGGGCGGCCCCTGGAGACGCTGCTCGCCACCTTCGGGGTCAGCCTCGCGCTGCAGCAGGGCGTGCGCTCGATCTTCGGCCCGACCAACCGCGAGGTCGGCGCCCCCGCCTTCATGAGCGGCGCCTTCGATCTCTACGGCCTGTCGATCACCTGGGGCCGGATGTGGATCATCGTGTTCGCGCTGGCGGTGTTCCTGGGCCTCCTGTTCGTGCTCCGAAAGACGTCGTTCGGCCTGAAGACCCGGGCGGTCACCCAGAACCGCCGCATGGCCGCCGCGATGGGCATCCGCACGCCCTACGTCGACGCGCTGACCTTCGGCCTCGGCTCCGGCATCGCGGGGATGGCCGGGGTGGCGCTCTCGCAGATCGACAACGTCTCGCCCAATCTCGGCCAGGGCTACATCATCGACTCGTTCCTCGTGGTGGTGTTCGGCGGCGTCGGCAATCTCTGGGGGACGCTGGTGGCAGCACTGACGCTCGGCGTCGTGAACAAGCTCGCCGAGCCGTATATCGGCGCGGTGCTGGCCAAGATCGGGCTCCTGATCTTCATCATCCTGTTCATCCAGAAGCGCCCGCGCGGCCTGTTCGCGCTCAAGGGCCGGGCGGTGGAATCGTGA
- the urtA gene encoding urea ABC transporter substrate-binding protein, with translation MSTLGAGAARAQETIKIGILHSLSGTMAISETTLKDAMLMLIAEQNAKGGVLGKKLEPVVVDPASNWPLFAEKARELISKDKVAAVFGCWTSVSRKSVLPVFKELDNILFYPVQYEGEESERNVFYTGAAPNQQAIPAVDYLMSEDGGGAKRWVLEGTDYVYPRTTNKILEAYLKSKGVKDEDILINYTPFGFSDWQTEVSKIKAFGSAGKKTAVVSTINGDANVPFYKELGNQGVKATDIPVVAFSVGEEELAGIDAKPLVGHLAAWNYFESIKTPENEDFIKKWQAFRKNPKAVTNDPMEAHYIGFNMWVKAVEKAGTTDPDKVIDALPGIEQKNLTGGTAKMLPNHHITKPVFIGEIESNGQFDVVWKTEGLIPGEAWSKQLEGSKDLEADWVKLKCGNYNTKTKSCGGA, from the coding sequence ATGAGCACGCTGGGGGCGGGCGCCGCCCGGGCGCAGGAGACCATCAAGATCGGCATCCTGCACTCGCTCTCGGGCACGATGGCGATCTCCGAGACCACCCTCAAGGACGCGATGCTGATGCTCATCGCCGAGCAGAACGCCAAGGGCGGCGTGCTCGGCAAGAAGCTGGAGCCGGTGGTGGTCGATCCGGCCTCGAACTGGCCGCTCTTCGCCGAGAAGGCCCGCGAGCTGATCAGCAAGGACAAGGTCGCGGCCGTGTTCGGCTGCTGGACCAGCGTGTCGCGCAAGTCGGTGCTGCCGGTGTTCAAGGAACTCGACAACATCCTGTTCTACCCCGTCCAGTACGAGGGCGAGGAGAGCGAGCGGAACGTGTTCTACACCGGCGCCGCCCCGAACCAGCAGGCGATCCCGGCGGTGGATTACCTGATGTCGGAGGATGGCGGCGGCGCCAAGCGCTGGGTGCTGGAGGGGACCGACTACGTCTACCCGCGCACGACCAACAAGATCCTCGAAGCCTACCTCAAGTCCAAGGGCGTCAAGGATGAGGACATCCTGATCAACTACACGCCGTTCGGCTTCTCGGACTGGCAGACGGAGGTGTCGAAGATCAAGGCGTTCGGCTCGGCCGGCAAGAAGACCGCCGTGGTCTCGACCATCAACGGCGACGCCAACGTGCCGTTCTACAAGGAACTCGGCAACCAGGGCGTCAAGGCGACCGACATCCCGGTCGTGGCCTTCTCGGTGGGCGAGGAGGAGCTCGCCGGCATCGACGCCAAGCCGCTGGTCGGCCACCTCGCCGCCTGGAACTACTTCGAGTCGATCAAGACGCCGGAGAACGAGGACTTCATCAAGAAGTGGCAGGCGTTCCGGAAGAACCCGAAGGCCGTCACCAACGACCCGATGGAGGCCCACTATATCGGCTTCAACATGTGGGTGAAGGCGGTGGAGAAGGCCGGCACCACGGACCCCGACAAGGTGATCGACGCGCTGCCGGGCATCGAGCAGAAGAACCTCACCGGCGGCACCGCGAAGATGCTGCCGAACCACCACATCACCAAGCCGGTCTTCATCGGCGAGATCGAGTCGAACGGCCAGTTCGACGTGGTGTGGAAGACCGAGGGCCTGATCCCCGGCGAGGCGTGGTCGAAGCAGCTCGAGGGTTCGAAGGACCTCGAGGCCGACTGGGTCAAGCTCAAGTGCGGCAACTACAACACCAAGACCAAGTCCTGCGGCGGCGCCTGA
- a CDS encoding Crp/Fnr family transcriptional regulator: MAQPQQSAVRNRLLAALAPEDFSRLASQLEPVPLPLHAVLIAPQQPIAQAYFVEEGIVSLVADTCEGRIEVGLTGREGFIGVPIALGAQTTPQTAIVQASGEALRIAAGALEDALDASASLRRVLGRYVQSLLVQVGQTVYANADLTVEARLARWILMIHDRLEQDELPLTHEVLSKMLGVRRPTVTTATHLLEGASMIRARRGRITVVDREKLEDLAGAIYGPAGAV; encoded by the coding sequence ATGGCTCAGCCGCAGCAATCTGCCGTCCGCAACCGTCTGCTCGCCGCCCTGGCGCCGGAGGATTTCAGCCGTCTCGCCTCGCAGCTCGAGCCGGTCCCGCTGCCGCTGCACGCGGTGCTGATCGCGCCCCAGCAGCCGATTGCACAGGCCTACTTCGTCGAGGAGGGGATCGTTTCCCTGGTGGCCGACACATGCGAGGGCCGCATCGAGGTCGGCCTCACCGGACGGGAAGGCTTCATCGGCGTGCCGATCGCGCTCGGCGCGCAGACCACGCCCCAGACGGCGATCGTGCAGGCCAGCGGCGAGGCTTTGCGCATCGCGGCCGGCGCGCTGGAGGATGCCCTCGACGCAAGCGCCAGCCTGCGCCGGGTGCTCGGCCGCTACGTGCAGAGCCTGCTCGTGCAGGTAGGGCAGACCGTCTACGCCAATGCCGACCTGACCGTCGAGGCGCGGCTCGCCCGGTGGATCCTCATGATCCACGACCGCCTGGAGCAGGACGAGCTGCCCCTGACCCACGAAGTGCTCTCGAAGATGCTCGGCGTGCGCCGGCCCACCGTGACGACCGCGACCCACCTGCTCGAAGGGGCCAGCATGATCCGGGCGCGGCGCGGACGCATCACGGTGGTCGACCGCGAGAAGCTGGAGGATCTGGCGGGCGCCATCTACGGCCCCGCGGGGGCCGTCTAG
- a CDS encoding HWE histidine kinase domain-containing protein, whose product MTDPRDLAARDMAERLAALEADNARLRRLLDEAGVPDSLRHGMRNTMAMMRTVIHRSAEQSADVETYVAHLDGRFGAVMRVQAATDAFGDADLHTLISDELMFHLVREGEQAALTGPRVRLRPKAALVLALALHELTSNAVEHGTLALPQGRVTAAWRVADAEPGPPVLTLDWAETGGSGVQAPARRGFGTDVLEDMLAYDLGAQTSLRYAPDGLRCTIRLPLTDRVGHSVAEDPETAWEGEAR is encoded by the coding sequence ATGACAGACCCCCGCGACTTGGCCGCCCGCGACATGGCGGAGCGCCTCGCCGCTCTGGAGGCCGACAATGCCCGCTTGCGCCGGCTGCTCGACGAGGCCGGCGTGCCCGACAGCCTGCGCCACGGGATGCGCAACACGATGGCGATGATGCGGACGGTCATCCACCGCTCGGCCGAGCAATCCGCGGATGTCGAAACTTATGTCGCGCATCTCGACGGCCGGTTCGGGGCCGTCATGCGCGTGCAGGCCGCCACGGACGCGTTCGGCGATGCCGACCTGCACACCCTGATCTCCGACGAGCTGATGTTCCACCTCGTGCGCGAGGGCGAGCAGGCCGCGCTCACCGGGCCGCGGGTGCGGCTCCGGCCGAAGGCCGCCCTGGTCCTGGCGCTGGCGCTGCACGAGCTGACGAGCAATGCGGTGGAGCACGGGACCCTGGCGCTCCCGCAGGGCCGGGTCACCGCCGCGTGGCGGGTCGCCGACGCGGAGCCGGGGCCGCCGGTCCTGACCCTGGACTGGGCCGAGACCGGCGGCAGCGGGGTGCAAGCACCGGCCCGGCGGGGCTTCGGCACGGACGTGCTGGAGGACATGCTGGCCTACGATCTCGGCGCGCAGACGAGTCTGCGCTACGCGCCGGACGGGCTGCGCTGCACGATCCGCCTGCCGCTCACCGACCGCGTCGGGCACAGCGTGGCGGAGGATCCCGAGACGGCCTGGGAGGGTGAGGCCCGGTGA
- a CDS encoding Crp/Fnr family transcriptional regulator, which produces MSNPLVRKLERYVHLPEADRLCLAGSIGPERMVAARTDIIHEGDDPRAVNVILDGWACRYRQFANGRRQIVSLLLPGDLCDPHIFLLDEMDHTIGAITPVLLGQISGPALQAAVARSPQLDLAFHREALATAAIQREWTVSLGSRTGIERLAHLFCELHARLSAIGLADGHTCPMPITQNDLGDAMGQTSVHINRTLQELRGMGLITLRSRRLTIHNPSALARLAHFDAAYLHLTAENDRPVARQA; this is translated from the coding sequence GTGTCAAATCCGCTCGTGCGCAAACTGGAACGCTACGTCCATCTCCCGGAGGCGGACCGGCTGTGCTTGGCCGGATCGATCGGCCCGGAGCGCATGGTCGCCGCGCGCACCGACATCATCCACGAGGGCGACGACCCGCGCGCCGTCAACGTCATTCTCGACGGCTGGGCCTGTCGCTACCGGCAATTCGCCAACGGGCGCCGCCAGATCGTCTCGCTGCTCCTGCCGGGCGATCTGTGCGACCCGCACATCTTCCTCCTCGACGAGATGGACCACACGATCGGGGCGATCACACCCGTGCTCCTCGGCCAGATCTCCGGGCCCGCGCTCCAGGCGGCCGTGGCGCGCAGCCCGCAACTGGACCTCGCCTTCCACCGCGAGGCGCTGGCCACCGCGGCGATCCAGCGCGAGTGGACGGTCAGCCTCGGCAGCCGCACCGGCATTGAGCGCCTCGCCCACCTGTTCTGCGAGCTGCACGCCCGGCTGTCCGCCATCGGCCTCGCGGACGGACATACCTGCCCGATGCCGATCACGCAGAACGACCTCGGCGACGCGATGGGGCAGACCAGCGTCCACATCAACCGGACGCTGCAGGAGCTGCGCGGCATGGGGCTGATCACCCTGCGCAGCCGCCGCCTGACCATCCACAATCCTTCGGCCCTGGCCCGGCTCGCGCATTTCGACGCCGCCTACCTTCACCTGACGGCGGAGAACGACCGCCCCGTCGCACGCCAGGCGTGA